A portion of the Stigmatella aurantiaca DW4/3-1 genome contains these proteins:
- the fabZ gene encoding 3-hydroxyacyl-ACP dehydratase FabZ, with protein MDIGEIQRLLPHRYPFLLVDRVVEFVEGQKLTAYKNVTINEPFFNGHFPGHPVMPGVLILEALAQATAILAYKSESMNPENKVAYLMGVDNAKFRKPVLPGDRLELGIEVLRHKGSVWKTKGTATVDGVKVAEGEFLATVVDKDARTAAEPAP; from the coding sequence ATGGACATTGGAGAGATCCAGAGGCTGCTGCCCCATCGCTACCCGTTTCTGCTGGTAGACCGGGTGGTGGAGTTCGTCGAGGGCCAGAAGCTCACGGCCTACAAGAACGTCACCATCAATGAGCCCTTTTTCAACGGCCACTTCCCGGGACACCCGGTGATGCCAGGGGTGCTCATCCTGGAGGCGCTGGCGCAAGCCACGGCCATCCTGGCCTACAAGAGCGAGAGCATGAACCCGGAGAACAAGGTTGCCTACTTGATGGGGGTAGACAACGCGAAGTTCCGCAAGCCGGTGCTTCCCGGGGATCGGTTGGAACTGGGCATTGAAGTGCTGCGCCACAAGGGCTCTGTCTGGAAGACGAAGGGGACGGCCACGGTGGACGGCGTGAAGGTCGCGGAAGGCGAGTTCCTGGCCACGGTGGTGGACAAGGATGCGAGGACCGCGGCGGAGCCGGCGCCCTAG
- the lpxD gene encoding UDP-3-O-(3-hydroxymyristoyl)glucosamine N-acyltransferase — protein MSHATTPRRLGELATHVGGELLGDAGLLIQGLNGLAEAGPGDVSFYGNTRYRRQYEATRASAVLVGRDVPAREGMALIRVSNPHLAFARLLKLFDVWERPPAGVRPGAHVHPEAHVHPEATVMAGATVEKGASVGARTVLYAGAYVGEAASIGEDCLLYPNVTVRERCQVGSRVILHASCVVGADGFGFAFDAEGDNGPQHFKIPQTGIVRIEDDVEVGACTCIDRATIGETVVGRGTKLDNLVQLAHNVKIGPLTLICAQAGVSGSAEVGTGVVLAGQVGVVGHIRVGDLAKVGAQSGVAHDVEDGQIVSGSPAIPHREWLRASAAAGQLGDLLKEVRALRRRVDMLEKEKGG, from the coding sequence GTGAGCCACGCCACCACACCGCGCCGGCTCGGAGAGCTTGCCACCCATGTCGGGGGCGAGCTGCTCGGGGACGCCGGCCTGCTGATCCAGGGACTCAACGGACTCGCCGAGGCGGGCCCGGGGGACGTGTCCTTCTATGGCAACACCCGGTACCGCCGGCAGTACGAGGCGACCCGGGCCTCGGCCGTGCTGGTGGGCCGGGATGTCCCCGCGCGCGAGGGCATGGCCCTCATTCGCGTCTCCAATCCGCACCTGGCCTTCGCCCGGTTGCTGAAGCTTTTCGATGTCTGGGAGCGCCCCCCGGCGGGCGTGCGCCCCGGGGCGCACGTGCATCCCGAGGCGCACGTGCATCCCGAGGCCACGGTGATGGCTGGGGCCACGGTGGAGAAGGGCGCATCGGTGGGCGCACGCACCGTGCTCTACGCGGGCGCTTACGTGGGCGAGGCGGCGAGCATTGGCGAGGACTGCCTGCTCTATCCCAACGTCACCGTGCGTGAGCGGTGCCAGGTGGGCTCGCGCGTCATCCTCCACGCCTCGTGCGTGGTGGGCGCGGACGGCTTTGGCTTCGCCTTTGACGCCGAGGGCGACAACGGGCCGCAACACTTCAAGATCCCCCAGACCGGCATCGTCCGCATCGAGGACGACGTGGAGGTGGGGGCTTGCACGTGCATCGACAGGGCCACCATCGGTGAGACGGTCGTCGGGCGTGGAACGAAGCTCGACAACCTGGTGCAACTGGCCCACAACGTGAAGATCGGCCCGCTGACGCTCATCTGTGCGCAAGCAGGTGTCTCGGGTTCCGCCGAGGTGGGCACGGGCGTGGTGCTGGCGGGACAGGTGGGGGTGGTGGGCCATATCCGCGTGGGGGATCTGGCCAAGGTGGGCGCCCAGTCAGGCGTGGCGCATGATGTGGAGGACGGCCAGATCGTCTCGGGGTCTCCAGCGATTCCCCACCGGGAGTGGTTGCGTGCCTCGGCGGCGGCGGGCCAGTTGGGGGACCTGCTCAAGGAAGTACGAGCCCTGCGGCGCAGGGTGGACATGCTCGAGAAAGAGAAGGGCGGATGA
- a CDS encoding DUF4388 domain-containing protein, protein MKTLLLAESHPPTLEHLTGLLSQAGYTVRAVSDPASAMEHFAAGNPDVVVVAVDLPRLEGAHVGQLIRSHRQGGRVPLVAIDKGHLGKVRGPPSAELKVDAYIPDPLKPGELAPRLESLVSAAKAVEPSTGIEVMFSRAAVVAGDLKGYPLPALLHVLFRQRRDGMLVVACRELSRRVFFARGGAVNCDSTSPQDGLPAFLVERKLITPVQAERLVQALGSGLRIGAALADAGVEAAGEELLQILRDYTRDRLAQVVGMREGRFAFYAGDEFQQEVATVEIPALAPALDGARRAFPLKVVAAPLRKHLGEYPVRSPDFSKDLPVLGLDTEDLKIAMQLNGRLLLRDLLAYGRGDLRSGYSLLWFLQLTGAVTFSPTPVVAEGEALSAFPEVLTRRKRKPLPAETAVALREGALKIITSSYFRSLGLDIAADGEVVERAYNETAMKFHPDAYAEFDLSDLEDLLDSVQERLSASYKVLSVEEKRKAYLQYLLPRLNAGRVSTIHVDAEILIRRGAAALKRKDYRTALQVFEEAVDLNPREPEYHSYLAWATYLATSGPLKERAKAAQKVLKRAFSLNPQLERAHIISAIIDSDLEDAPAARKRLLRVLELNPQSQLAKAALRKVGR, encoded by the coding sequence TTGAAGACGCTCCTGCTGGCCGAGAGCCACCCTCCTACGCTCGAGCACCTCACCGGACTGCTCTCCCAAGCTGGGTACACCGTCCGGGCGGTGTCCGACCCTGCCTCGGCCATGGAGCACTTCGCGGCGGGCAATCCGGACGTGGTGGTGGTGGCGGTGGACTTGCCCCGCCTGGAAGGCGCGCATGTAGGCCAGCTCATCCGCAGCCACCGCCAGGGAGGCCGCGTCCCCCTGGTCGCCATCGACAAGGGGCACCTGGGCAAGGTGCGCGGACCGCCCTCGGCGGAGCTCAAGGTGGATGCCTACATCCCGGATCCGCTCAAGCCAGGCGAGCTGGCGCCCCGGCTGGAGTCGCTGGTGAGCGCGGCGAAGGCGGTGGAACCCTCCACGGGCATCGAGGTGATGTTCTCCCGCGCGGCGGTGGTGGCCGGAGACCTCAAGGGGTACCCGCTGCCGGCGCTGTTGCACGTGCTCTTCCGCCAGCGCCGGGATGGGATGCTGGTGGTGGCGTGCCGGGAGCTCTCTCGCCGGGTCTTCTTCGCCCGCGGCGGGGCGGTGAACTGCGACTCCACGTCTCCCCAGGACGGACTCCCCGCTTTCCTGGTGGAGCGCAAGCTCATCACGCCGGTGCAGGCGGAGCGGCTGGTGCAGGCGCTCGGCTCGGGGTTGCGCATCGGCGCGGCCCTGGCGGACGCGGGCGTGGAGGCGGCGGGCGAGGAACTGCTGCAAATCCTGCGCGACTACACCCGCGACCGGCTGGCCCAGGTGGTGGGAATGCGCGAGGGGCGCTTCGCATTCTACGCGGGAGACGAGTTCCAACAGGAGGTGGCCACGGTGGAGATCCCCGCCTTGGCGCCCGCGCTGGATGGGGCCCGGAGGGCGTTTCCACTCAAGGTGGTGGCGGCGCCCCTGCGCAAGCACTTGGGGGAGTACCCCGTGCGCTCGCCGGATTTCAGCAAGGACCTGCCGGTGCTGGGCCTCGACACGGAAGACCTGAAGATCGCCATGCAGCTCAACGGCCGGCTGCTGCTCCGGGATCTGCTGGCCTATGGCCGGGGGGACCTGCGCAGCGGGTACTCGTTGCTGTGGTTCCTCCAGCTCACCGGGGCGGTGACGTTCTCCCCCACCCCGGTGGTGGCCGAAGGGGAGGCGCTCTCCGCGTTTCCCGAGGTGCTCACCCGGCGCAAGCGCAAGCCGCTCCCGGCGGAGACGGCGGTGGCCCTGCGCGAGGGCGCATTGAAGATCATCACCAGCAGTTATTTCCGGAGTCTGGGGCTGGACATCGCCGCGGACGGCGAGGTGGTGGAGCGCGCCTACAACGAGACGGCGATGAAGTTCCACCCGGATGCCTACGCCGAGTTCGATCTCTCGGACCTGGAGGACCTGCTCGACTCGGTCCAGGAGCGGCTGTCGGCGTCTTATAAGGTTCTGTCGGTGGAGGAGAAGCGCAAGGCCTACCTCCAGTACCTGCTTCCGCGCCTGAACGCGGGGCGCGTGAGCACCATTCACGTGGACGCGGAGATCCTGATCCGCCGGGGCGCGGCGGCCTTGAAGCGCAAGGACTACCGGACCGCCCTCCAGGTCTTCGAGGAGGCGGTGGACCTCAACCCGCGCGAGCCCGAGTACCACTCGTACCTGGCCTGGGCGACGTACCTGGCCACCTCCGGCCCCTTGAAGGAGCGGGCCAAGGCGGCCCAGAAGGTGCTCAAGCGGGCGTTCTCGCTCAACCCGCAGCTGGAGCGGGCGCACATCATCTCGGCCATCATCGACAGTGACTTGGAGGACGCCCCGGCGGCGCGCAAGCGGCTGTTGAGGGTGCTGGAGCTCAACCCGCAGTCCCAGCTTGCCAAGGCGGCGTTGCGCAAGGTGGGCCGTTGA
- a CDS encoding OmpA family protein translates to MTVRLLMLWLGLSAVPAVAGEAIRVSLEGRAVVGQGTPALKVHILEPIAGFEVSLKRSDGKTVEATGSGKPGTVRTVPLEQPEGRFHYEGTLTLRFADASDPGTMPLSFDAELLGPPKLTVSKEDLDLVARTLRFTLSRPAGRARLTVLMDSGKKAFDGEVPFQGEAAGTPLSVTWPEAEGRVMRLSLQAYDTSDFYSSVELFPWQVDIPHEEVNFASGSAELAVGERGKLDHSHARIAEAVSRYGRFAALRLYVLGHTDSVGATASNRELSLQRARSIAAYFHKRGLRLPIFYEGFGEQAPAVMTPDETAEVGNRRAEYILAVDEPVLPHPPFTPQWRKL, encoded by the coding sequence ATGACTGTTCGTCTCCTCATGCTCTGGCTGGGGCTGAGCGCCGTGCCAGCGGTGGCGGGCGAGGCCATCCGGGTCTCCCTGGAGGGCCGGGCGGTGGTGGGGCAGGGCACACCTGCGCTGAAGGTGCACATCCTGGAGCCCATCGCCGGTTTCGAGGTGAGCCTGAAGCGCTCCGATGGAAAGACGGTGGAGGCCACCGGCAGCGGCAAGCCCGGCACGGTCCGCACCGTGCCCCTGGAGCAGCCGGAGGGGCGATTTCACTATGAAGGCACGCTGACGCTGCGCTTCGCGGACGCCTCGGATCCCGGGACGATGCCGCTGTCGTTCGATGCGGAGCTGCTGGGGCCGCCGAAGCTGACGGTCTCGAAAGAAGACCTGGACCTGGTGGCGCGCACGTTGCGCTTCACGCTGTCCCGGCCCGCGGGCCGCGCGAGGCTGACGGTGCTGATGGACTCCGGCAAAAAGGCTTTCGACGGCGAGGTGCCCTTCCAGGGCGAGGCGGCGGGTACGCCCCTGTCGGTCACTTGGCCCGAGGCGGAAGGCCGGGTGATGCGGCTCTCGCTCCAGGCCTATGACACCTCGGACTTCTACTCGAGCGTGGAGCTCTTCCCTTGGCAGGTGGACATCCCTCACGAGGAAGTGAACTTTGCCTCGGGCAGCGCGGAACTCGCGGTGGGAGAGCGGGGCAAGTTGGACCACAGCCACGCCCGGATCGCCGAGGCCGTGTCCCGCTATGGGCGCTTCGCCGCGTTGCGCCTCTATGTCCTGGGGCACACGGACAGCGTGGGGGCAACGGCCTCCAACCGGGAGCTGTCGCTGCAGAGGGCACGGAGCATCGCCGCGTACTTCCACAAGCGCGGGCTTCGGCTGCCCATCTTCTATGAAGGTTTTGGAGAGCAGGCCCCCGCCGTCATGACGCCCGACGAGACCGCCGAGGTGGGCAACCGCCGCGCCGAGTACATCCTCGCGGTGGACGAGCCGGTGCTGCCCCATCCCCCGTTCACGCCGCAGTGGCGAAAGTTGTAG
- the lpxB gene encoding lipid-A-disaccharide synthase, with translation MTAPQILVVTGEASGDAHAAELVAALQTRRPDLRFFGMGGSRLAARGVDLLYGAHEVSVMGITEVLPKIPRILQVMKGLAQAAAERRPVCAILVDIPDFNLRLAAKLKALGIPVAYYISPMIWAWRRGRVKTIRKLVDRMLCILPFEEAFYRESGVNARYVGSPVVEQVPAPASATTFRQRLGLSPDAPTLALLPGSRMSEVRRLLPDMVSAAQQLATERPGLQIVVPVAPTIPREEIVSRFEGSGLSPTFVEGRAPEVVGASDAAIVASGTAVLEAGLMQRPLVVVYRVSLLTYWVGRLMLKVAHVALVNLLAGRRLVPELLQGDMKPERIAAEVRRVWVPGTPRDEMIQGLEEVRGRLGGPGAAVRAAETVLELLPPAVKV, from the coding sequence ATGACCGCCCCCCAGATTCTCGTCGTGACGGGCGAGGCCTCCGGCGATGCCCATGCCGCCGAACTCGTTGCCGCCCTCCAAACCCGCCGCCCCGATCTCCGGTTTTTCGGAATGGGCGGCTCGAGGCTGGCCGCCCGCGGCGTGGACCTTCTTTATGGCGCCCATGAGGTTTCCGTCATGGGCATCACCGAGGTGCTTCCCAAGATTCCCCGGATCCTTCAGGTCATGAAGGGCCTGGCCCAGGCGGCCGCGGAGCGTCGGCCCGTCTGCGCCATCCTGGTAGACATCCCCGACTTCAACCTGCGGCTGGCCGCCAAGCTCAAGGCCCTGGGTATCCCGGTGGCCTACTACATCTCCCCGATGATCTGGGCCTGGCGCCGGGGACGGGTGAAGACCATCCGCAAGTTGGTGGACCGGATGCTCTGCATCCTCCCCTTCGAGGAGGCGTTCTACCGGGAGTCGGGCGTGAATGCCCGATATGTGGGCAGCCCGGTGGTCGAGCAGGTCCCCGCTCCCGCCAGCGCCACCACCTTCCGCCAGCGCCTCGGCCTGAGCCCGGACGCCCCCACGCTCGCCCTGCTCCCGGGCAGCCGGATGAGCGAGGTGCGCCGGCTCCTGCCCGACATGGTGAGCGCGGCCCAGCAACTGGCCACCGAGCGCCCCGGCCTACAGATCGTCGTCCCGGTGGCGCCCACCATCCCCCGGGAGGAGATCGTCTCACGCTTCGAGGGCAGCGGCCTGTCCCCCACCTTCGTGGAGGGCCGGGCGCCCGAGGTGGTCGGGGCCAGCGACGCGGCCATCGTCGCCTCTGGCACGGCCGTGCTGGAAGCCGGGCTGATGCAACGCCCCCTGGTGGTGGTCTACCGCGTGTCGCTTCTCACCTACTGGGTTGGCCGGTTGATGTTGAAGGTGGCCCATGTGGCCCTGGTGAACCTGCTCGCGGGCCGCAGGCTCGTGCCCGAGCTGCTCCAGGGGGACATGAAGCCCGAGCGCATCGCCGCCGAGGTCCGCCGGGTGTGGGTCCCAGGCACACCTCGTGATGAGATGATTCAAGGACTGGAAGAGGTTCGGGGCCGGCTGGGAGGACCTGGCGCCGCCGTCCGGGCTGCGGAGACGGTGCTGGAGCTGCTGCCTCCCGCGGTCAAAGTTTGA
- a CDS encoding ABC transporter ATP-binding protein translates to MRTRTALFRLSHYGRPHVGVLVAAFACMVVLGLGTGAYAYLMGPALGFLLSGGTEGFSGAHAVPWLSTLPREAALWGFPVVVIAVGVFKGVGYLGQFYFMGLFAQRVVRDLRRDLFLRLTALSPSQLSRERTGDLLSRFSTDMTAVEWAAMYTVGSYLRDTLQVIVLAGVALAMSPLLGALMLAVIPLAALPASRLTRKALRGTREGQAQLGQLAGQLHEGLGGLRTIQAFNGQAAELERFSAHTKAHEEAVVSAAWARGGVPGLMEVLAAAALAGALAYTAATRAMEPEALLSLLTAVILVYQPVKDLGRVTQFAMQAGAAGERLFALLDLRHPVEDGPGAVAAPPLAQSLRFEDVHFSYGARRALEGLTLELPVGKVTALVGPSGGGKSTVASLLLRFEKPQSGRVLLDGVDADRYLAATVRAQFALVTQEPLLFSGSVLENLRFARPEATLEEVEAAARVAHADGFIRELPQGYDTRLGERGVTLSGGQRQRLCIARAVLSRAPVLVLDEATSSLDPESEREVQSALAAVLPGRTALVIAHRLSTVTGADITHVVEAGRIVESGHHLDLLRAGGRYAALWNLQTVGSERGAA, encoded by the coding sequence ATGCGCACCCGCACGGCGCTGTTCCGCCTGTCCCACTACGGGAGGCCCCACGTGGGCGTGCTCGTGGCGGCGTTTGCCTGCATGGTGGTGCTGGGGCTGGGGACGGGGGCCTACGCGTACCTGATGGGGCCCGCGCTCGGGTTTCTGCTCTCGGGCGGGACCGAGGGATTTTCCGGTGCCCATGCCGTCCCCTGGCTCTCGACGCTGCCCCGGGAGGCGGCGCTCTGGGGGTTCCCCGTGGTGGTGATTGCCGTGGGGGTGTTCAAGGGGGTGGGCTACCTGGGGCAGTTCTACTTCATGGGCCTCTTCGCGCAGCGGGTGGTGAGGGACTTGCGGCGCGACCTCTTCCTGCGGCTCACGGCCCTCTCGCCCTCCCAGCTCTCGCGCGAGCGGACGGGGGATCTGCTCAGCCGCTTCTCCACGGACATGACGGCGGTGGAGTGGGCGGCGATGTACACGGTGGGCTCGTACCTGCGGGACACGTTGCAGGTCATCGTGCTCGCGGGGGTGGCGCTGGCGATGAGCCCCCTTTTGGGCGCGCTGATGCTGGCGGTCATTCCCCTGGCGGCGCTGCCGGCCTCGCGGCTCACCCGGAAGGCGCTGCGAGGGACGCGGGAAGGCCAGGCACAGCTGGGCCAGCTCGCGGGCCAGCTTCACGAGGGGCTCGGGGGCCTGAGAACCATTCAGGCCTTCAACGGACAGGCGGCGGAGCTGGAGCGGTTCTCGGCCCACACGAAAGCCCATGAGGAGGCGGTGGTGAGCGCGGCCTGGGCGCGGGGCGGGGTGCCGGGGCTGATGGAGGTGCTGGCGGCGGCGGCGCTCGCGGGGGCGCTGGCGTATACGGCGGCCACGCGGGCGATGGAGCCCGAGGCGCTCCTGTCGCTGCTCACGGCGGTGATTCTGGTCTATCAGCCGGTGAAGGATCTGGGCCGGGTGACCCAGTTCGCGATGCAGGCGGGGGCGGCCGGGGAGCGGCTCTTCGCGCTGCTGGACCTGCGCCATCCCGTGGAGGATGGCCCGGGCGCCGTGGCTGCGCCCCCGTTGGCCCAGTCCCTCCGGTTCGAGGACGTCCACTTTTCCTATGGGGCGCGCCGCGCGCTGGAGGGGCTGACGTTGGAACTGCCGGTGGGAAAGGTGACGGCGCTGGTCGGGCCGAGCGGTGGCGGCAAGAGCACGGTGGCGTCGCTGCTGTTGCGCTTCGAGAAGCCCCAATCGGGCCGTGTGCTGCTCGATGGGGTGGATGCGGACCGTTACCTGGCCGCCACCGTGCGTGCTCAGTTCGCGCTGGTGACCCAGGAGCCGCTGCTCTTCTCGGGCAGCGTGCTGGAGAACCTGCGCTTTGCCCGGCCGGAGGCGACGCTCGAAGAGGTCGAAGCCGCGGCGCGGGTGGCCCACGCGGACGGCTTCATCCGGGAATTGCCCCAGGGGTACGACACCCGCCTGGGAGAGCGAGGGGTGACGCTGAGCGGCGGCCAGCGGCAGCGGCTGTGCATTGCCCGGGCGGTGCTGTCGCGGGCTCCGGTGCTGGTCCTGGACGAGGCCACCAGCAGCCTGGATCCGGAGAGTGAGCGCGAGGTGCAGTCCGCGCTGGCGGCGGTGCTGCCGGGACGCACGGCGCTCGTCATTGCCCACCGGCTCTCGACGGTGACGGGAGCGGACATCACCCACGTGGTGGAGGCGGGGCGCATCGTCGAGAGCGGACATCACCTGGACTTGCTGCGGGCAGGGGGGCGCTACGCGGCGTTGTGGAATCTCCAGACGGTAGGTTCGGAGCGAGGAGCGGCATGA
- a CDS encoding MarC family protein, with protein MGAYLTHFLVSLSAVFFVVDPIGVVPIFLAITAGDSAEKMRRTALRACLVACGLLLFFAVFGGVIFQVFGVSLGAFRIAGGILLLITALDMLRARPTETRTSRTEEQESAAKEDVALVPLAMPLLAGPGAIASAMVLMAKGGTLLMTVPVLAAIVLTFVASYFILRASHLVQRALRQSGVAILERVMGLILAAIAVQFMADGAKDLLGR; from the coding sequence ATGGGCGCGTACCTGACCCATTTCCTGGTCTCCCTCTCCGCGGTCTTTTTCGTGGTGGACCCCATCGGCGTCGTGCCCATCTTCCTCGCCATCACGGCGGGGGACTCCGCCGAGAAGATGCGCCGCACGGCCCTGCGGGCCTGCCTGGTGGCCTGTGGGCTGCTGCTCTTCTTCGCCGTCTTCGGAGGCGTCATCTTCCAGGTGTTCGGCGTCTCGCTGGGGGCGTTCCGGATCGCCGGCGGCATCCTGCTGCTCATCACCGCGCTGGACATGCTGAGGGCCCGCCCCACCGAGACACGCACCAGCCGCACCGAGGAGCAGGAGAGCGCGGCCAAGGAGGATGTCGCGCTCGTGCCCCTGGCCATGCCCCTGCTGGCGGGGCCGGGCGCCATCGCCTCCGCCATGGTGCTCATGGCCAAGGGCGGCACCTTGCTGATGACCGTGCCCGTGCTGGCGGCCATCGTGCTCACCTTCGTGGCCAGCTACTTCATCCTGCGCGCCTCACACCTCGTCCAGCGCGCCCTGAGGCAGTCCGGCGTCGCCATCCTGGAGCGCGTGATGGGACTCATCCTGGCGGCCATCGCGGTGCAATTCATGGCCGATGGCGCAAAGGATCTGCTCGGGCGCTGA
- a CDS encoding polyprenol monophosphomannose synthase translates to MNRALVCIPTYNEAENIEPITRAVLQAEPRVDILVVDDNSPDGTGKIADTLAAQEPRIRVLHRQKKEGLGRAYLAAFRWALDAGYTYIIEMDADFSHDPRHLPTILDAAEGGADLVLGSRYVTGGGTVNWGIGRQLISRGGSLYARTILGVDTHDLTGGFKCFHRRVLEAIELSQVQSTGYAFQIELTYRTLKKGFTVQEVPIIFEDRRVGHSKMSRKIFLEALTMVWRLRLGV, encoded by the coding sequence ATGAACCGAGCGCTGGTCTGCATCCCCACCTACAACGAAGCGGAGAACATCGAGCCCATCACCCGTGCGGTGCTCCAAGCCGAGCCCCGGGTGGACATCCTCGTCGTCGATGACAACTCGCCGGATGGCACCGGGAAGATCGCCGACACGCTGGCGGCCCAGGAGCCTCGCATCCGGGTGCTTCACCGGCAGAAGAAGGAGGGGCTTGGCCGCGCCTATCTGGCCGCCTTCCGCTGGGCGCTCGATGCGGGCTACACCTACATCATCGAGATGGACGCGGACTTCAGCCACGATCCGCGGCACCTCCCGACGATTCTCGATGCGGCCGAGGGGGGAGCAGACCTGGTGCTGGGCTCGCGCTACGTCACGGGGGGGGGCACGGTGAACTGGGGCATTGGCCGGCAGCTCATCAGCCGCGGCGGCTCGCTCTACGCGCGCACCATTCTCGGGGTGGACACCCACGATTTGACGGGCGGCTTCAAGTGCTTTCACCGCCGGGTGCTGGAGGCCATCGAGCTCAGCCAGGTGCAGAGCACCGGCTACGCGTTCCAGATCGAACTCACCTACCGCACCCTCAAGAAGGGCTTCACCGTCCAGGAGGTGCCCATCATTTTCGAGGATCGGCGGGTCGGCCACTCGAAGATGAGCCGGAAGATCTTCCTCGAGGCCCTCACCATGGTGTGGAGGCTGCGCCTCGGCGTGTAA
- a CDS encoding LpxI family protein, with the protein MERIGLIAGNGQLPFLFAREARARGMDVVAVAHRGETDPALEREVAAFTWVRLGQVGRIVSTFQKASVTQAAMAGGIGRVRALTEARPDMGAVRILSRLRSLRDDALLRAVADHFEAHGVTIVAPTDYLAQVMCPAGHLAGPRLHPEQEKDVALGVEVASLLGKADVGQTVVVKGGNVLALEAVEGTDETIRRGAKLGGKGAVVVKRCKPGQDLRFDLPAAGPRTLEVMAEVGAKVLALEAGRTVLLETQALFARAEADGITVVGIP; encoded by the coding sequence GTGGAGCGGATCGGCCTCATCGCGGGCAACGGCCAGTTGCCCTTTTTGTTCGCCCGCGAGGCGCGGGCGCGGGGAATGGACGTCGTCGCGGTGGCTCACCGGGGCGAGACGGATCCCGCCCTGGAGCGCGAGGTGGCCGCCTTCACCTGGGTCCGGTTGGGCCAGGTGGGCCGCATCGTCAGCACCTTTCAGAAGGCCTCGGTCACCCAGGCGGCGATGGCGGGCGGCATCGGCCGCGTGCGCGCGCTCACCGAGGCGCGGCCGGACATGGGCGCGGTCCGCATCCTCTCGCGGTTGCGCAGCCTCCGGGACGATGCGTTGCTCCGGGCGGTGGCGGACCACTTCGAGGCCCACGGCGTCACCATCGTCGCCCCCACCGATTATCTGGCGCAGGTGATGTGCCCGGCGGGACACCTCGCGGGGCCGCGGCTTCACCCCGAGCAGGAGAAGGACGTGGCGTTGGGGGTGGAGGTGGCCTCCTTGCTGGGGAAGGCAGATGTAGGACAAACAGTGGTGGTGAAGGGAGGAAACGTCCTGGCGCTCGAGGCGGTCGAGGGCACGGACGAGACCATTCGCCGGGGAGCGAAGCTGGGGGGCAAGGGAGCGGTGGTGGTCAAGCGCTGCAAGCCGGGGCAGGATCTGCGGTTCGATCTGCCCGCGGCGGGTCCGCGGACGCTGGAGGTGATGGCGGAGGTGGGGGCCAAGGTGCTGGCGCTGGAGGCGGGCAGGACCGTGCTGCTGGAGACCCAGGCCTTGTTTGCCCGGGCCGAGGCGGACGGCATCACCGTGGTGGGGATTCCCTGA
- the lpxA gene encoding acyl-ACP--UDP-N-acetylglucosamine O-acyltransferase, translating to MAQVHPTAVVHPDAQLHETVEIGAFSVIGPKVKIGPETRVGPHAVIEGRTTLGARNRVFQFAALGGAPQDLKYEGEDTELVLGDENQIREFTTLHIGTAGGGGVTRIGNRNLFMGNSHVAHDCVVGNGCILGQGSAIAGHVLVEDHVIFSGLTAVHQFTRVGKHAFVAGGSMVVMDVPPYCVAQGDRAELAGLNTVGLERHGFSAEQIGRVKEAYRVVFRSKLGVAEALDRLKTELGGHPEVDHLIDFIRQSKRGLTR from the coding sequence ATGGCTCAGGTTCACCCCACCGCGGTAGTCCACCCGGATGCGCAGCTCCACGAGACGGTGGAGATTGGCGCATTCTCGGTCATTGGACCCAAGGTGAAGATTGGTCCGGAGACGCGCGTGGGGCCTCACGCTGTCATCGAGGGCCGCACGACGCTCGGCGCGCGCAACCGGGTGTTCCAGTTCGCCGCCTTGGGCGGTGCCCCCCAGGATCTGAAGTACGAGGGCGAGGACACCGAACTCGTCCTCGGTGACGAGAACCAGATTCGCGAGTTCACCACGCTGCACATCGGCACGGCCGGTGGCGGCGGCGTCACCCGCATCGGCAACCGCAACCTCTTCATGGGCAACAGCCACGTGGCGCATGACTGCGTGGTGGGCAACGGTTGCATCTTGGGGCAGGGCTCCGCGATCGCTGGGCACGTGCTGGTCGAGGACCACGTCATCTTCTCGGGGCTGACGGCGGTGCATCAGTTCACGCGGGTGGGCAAGCATGCCTTCGTCGCGGGCGGCTCCATGGTGGTGATGGACGTTCCCCCGTACTGCGTGGCGCAGGGAGACCGGGCGGAGCTGGCCGGGCTCAACACCGTGGGGCTGGAGCGGCACGGCTTTAGCGCGGAGCAGATCGGCCGCGTCAAGGAGGCCTACAGGGTTGTTTTCCGCTCCAAGCTGGGCGTGGCCGAGGCGCTGGATCGGCTCAAGACGGAGCTGGGGGGCCACCCCGAGGTGGATCACCTGATCGACTTCATCCGCCAGAGCAAGCGCGGGCTGACGCGCTAG